From Cydia strobilella chromosome 3, ilCydStro3.1, whole genome shotgun sequence:
ccgtctgccacagcctattttctccgaaactactggaccaattaagttgaaatttggtatacatatgtaagtttgtgacccaaagatggacatgtaacgtaaacaaattaattttaaagacgggggccacttttagggggtaaatgagaaaattaaaaaataaaggttatcaaactatatcgtgttacatatcaaatcattgtgagaatctcaaatatatatttttttataattttaagataaccCTACCCCcacccatttttaaaaaacttctaaaagaacactatttaaaatctctttcttagtcttggtcctttcacttacacatatatattttttttgttcacgctacctggtcgttattcttctcttgcttgaattctcattatgtatttatgtattttgtgtaggtttatgtagtgtattattgttgcttaaataatatatgtagtttatgtagtttatttttcattgtttgttatttatacttaggtatttgatttgtaaactttacacctttgttattttgcactgcccattaacttatttctagccagtgaatcgctatctgaaggttgtctggaagagatcgctttttagcgataagtccgcctgttgttacctactcacttatgtcctgtcattgtttgtaacatgtattttcctttgtagtgcacaataaagtattttattattattattattgtatctccgttacaaactctcgggttttcaggcccggtcatttataaggcgtgcgtggggatatagatccaacacgtagaggccgtttggagagttttgatgtcatgtagaacgcctgctggaacccattcacgggtacataaatagatacccgtaaaccggtttcagcaggcattgggagctattatagaaaagtggaaagaGTCCTGGTCTATGGCTTAAATTTAGGTGGAATATAATACTGGGCTATTGCTAAGagttccggacacctgccataacattgtgctgtacagtgctatcgaggcaggcggtgactcgccactcgcaagatgggcacctgatgcgccatcgtaaagacggccaggcgcaacaccggcgtgagcggctcaggggtgtcgagaggtgtgctgcgctttctccgaagttactcgcggcgttatgccctttaacacttccacccctggagcatatagctcttacgactcccctctggacggccaatgaaggcaacccagagctgagagtcctgcgggtccccttagggtccactccgaccgacgaagacacgccagagacggagaccctgaccgactctctggagcactcgggtccgtggggtcgtcactccccaacagctcgccacaagctgccctattattataaatagtttagaagttattcaagaaaataggcaaaaaatgaccattcccctccctttatctccgaaactactggatcaaaaattttgaaaaaaatacacaaaatagatttttacctatagatcaccgaaaaacctattagaaatgtgcagtcaagcgtgagtcggacttaattacttagtttttgatccgacccctactggttttttaaagacattttacataaaaaatacattgttttaattgtgtaatgtacggatcccttagaacgcgagtccgactcgcacttggccggtttttttatttatttttgttatttaatcgtTTATTCCatcaaatgaaagcttatttattaataaataatatttattaaacttaataaaaatacttaaatgacatgaggtatatctaggtctgaaataactaacatataaaacttaagaactaaaattaaaaataaataaaactaatcttaaaataaataactcaaaactattcccctgcggcattGTGCcatagatgctggcagcatttcctcgctgtatcgcaatgcgcAATGCTtcctctttgtgcgaggaagctgccagctctacgatcaccggtGACGTCTATTATTCTTTTAGCCAATTCCTTAAATAATGAAGACGCGTTTGGTGGGGTCCAAACGGGCGGGTagcttattttatatataataagttttaaaaagttCACTGAATTGACAGTGTTAATTTATTAGTATATACGTTTGagaaatttttacaataatggtACTTAAATTCGAATTTCACGCTTAAGATAATTGGTCTGTTTGAATGGCttggtaattaatttaataatcgcattttttaaaataaatattatttttacaggtaCTAGCAGCCATAGCCGTGTCACTAGGATCAATGGTTGTTGGGTTTTCGTCAGCTTACACTTCACCAGCTCTCGTCACCATGCAAAATGACACAGCATTAAACGTTTCGGAAGAAGAGGTATGCTTTACGAAGCAATTCTCTGCCCTAGTATCTATGTAGTATCAGGTAAAAGTAGACTGTTGCGTCATGATGACACTGAGCTTTTATTGTTTATCAGATCACTCAACAGCTCTCCGACGACGTCTCTGACTCAAACGTGATCTCTACTCAACTCAAGAACACGTTTcctcaaaaaaaattgtattcgaTTATTAACTGACTATATATATGacttacgttagaccgggctgGGTCCTGGCCGGGGCTTCCGatgcttcgttttctatagaatgCGTCACGTGATCACTAGTCaactgtcatagaaaagtaagcgccggaagctccggcccggacccgacccggtctaacgtgagtcatccattcttaccaaaactaaaataaatactaatacaCAAACAACTCACTCCTTGCTGTTCCTGGTGCAAAGGTGCACATGATGCTTGCGGCCTTTCTATGCTGTGCTGTATTAATTACTTGATTGCACGTAAAGTAAatatgtagtaggtacctaagcgtTAAGTAGGTTGATATAATGCGTTgtatttattacataaataagtACACATGATGGGAGTTCTATGCCGGGCCTATTTAGGTACTAGAGTGTTAGTGTTATAGTGCGTAGGTATGCTTGTTTTGCATCACCTTGGTTTTAAACCTAATTTACCTTTTATTGTTGACAGGCAAGCTGGGTCGGAGGTTTGATGCCACTAGCCGCCTTAGCGGGCGGGGTAATCGGCGGACCCCTTGTCGACTACATCGGCCGCCGCAAAACCATACTCTTCACCGCCCCGCCATTCTTCGTAGCCTGGATCCTCATTGCAACGGCTACAAGTGTCCAATTAGTTCTAACAGGACGTGCCATCTGCGGTCTATGTGTCGGCATCGGCTCATTGGCGTTTCCCGTGTATTTGGGAGAAACTATCCAGCCCGAAGTCCGCGGCGTATTAGGACTATTCCCTACCGCTATAGGAAATATCGGTATACTTTTATGCTACACTGCTGGAAAGTATTTAAATTGGTCGCAACTAGCATATTTGGGATCAGCCCTGCCTGTCCCATTCTTCATTCTCATGCTATTGATCCCGGAGACTCCGCGCtggtatgtaaataataatcgtTTGGAAGACGCTAAAAAAGCTTTACAGTGGCTTCGAGGGAAACATGCTGTAATCGACAACGAAATCCGAGACATACAACTAACGGAAGCCGAGACGCAAGATTCCGAGTCCACTATTCGAGAGCTATTCAGCAAAAAATCCATGAGGTCCATTTTTATTTCCTTAGGCTTAATGGCGTTCCAGCAATTGTCCGGCATTAACGCAGTTATATTTTACACtgtaaaaatattcaaaatgtcCGGGAGTTCAGTCGATGAAAATTTGTCAACAATTATAGTAGGAATTGTTAACTTTGTATCCGTATTTATAGCGACTGGCTTAATTGACCGCTGTGGgagaaaaatacttttatatatatCATCCGTAACTATGATACTTACTTTGGCCATCCTAGGCACTTTCTTTCATGTTCGAGATAATATGGGCCTGGATGTCGCGACTTTAGGATGGTTGCCCCTGACTTCTCTCATGGTGTACTTGTTAGGTTTTTCAATGGGATTCGGTCCAATACCTTGGCTAATGATGGGGGAGATTTTGCCAGCTAAAATTAGAGGTCCAGCTGCGTCAATCTGTACGGCATTTAATTGGTTATGTACATTCGGTGTCACCAAATCTTTCCATAATCTCATAGATGCCATTGGTCCTAATGGTGCATTCTGGCTATTTGGTTGTATATGTTTCGTGGGCTTATTCTTTGTGGTAGTGTGTGTGCCTGAAACCAGGGGGAAGAGCCTTGAGCAGATTGAGAATAAGCTCACAGGTAGACCCAAGGGTAGAACACGCAGACTTAGTTCGATAGCTAATATTAAACCTTTGCCAAGTGGTTGTTAGTAGTTATAGGAGGATGTAGTAGCTAATGActtataaaagtaaataaaataatatcgaaTGACAAGATCGGTAAtgttaattagtttttaaaagaaaaagtgaatgAGACATGCTACGTATGAGACGTGCAgcaataacatattattatgatgTGTTCTGCTTATTTATGCAAGAATTTTATTAGTAGATGCATATAACTAagataaataggtactaaattttattatttgtagtcacctaataaatatattttgtgcTATATTTACCTAGTCCTGTTTTGTTAGAATAATTAGCAAATAGAAAAGTGGTGTTACcatagatatattttataaacacACAAACAGTTTAGCAAAAACTTGCTTTACGGCGTAACAATTTACGCGTACTTTGTTCTTCTTTAGTTcaaatcataatttttaaatatttttcatgacgCGACCTAATTGGCatgatgacattgatgacaCATCAACAAAGAATCATGGAAATAATGGTTTCAAAGAAACATATACATATGTTAATATgatactaaaaaaaaccggcctagcgcgagtcggactcgcgcactaagggttccgtaccattacgcagaaaacggcaaaataaataacatttgttaatatttaagtggggcttaaatatttattttattctgtttttagtatttgtagttatagcgacaacagaaatacatcatctgtgaaaatttcaactgtctagctatcacggttcatgagatacagcttggtgacagacagacagacagacagcggagccttagtaatagggtcccatttttaccctttgggtacggaaccctaaaaatggcccaATGTCAGTATATACATtaggattattattattttcaataaaacatAAGTGCAGAATTCTCCAATCGGCCATTTTGACTAAAACATCAATCAGAAGCGAGCCAAAACGTGACGTCATCATTCCATGACATAGCATAGACAACCTCATTGACCGTAATCCATACATCTTTACTAAAGAGtttaaatgttgaaaaaaaaatatttcaccaTTAAACATGTAttacgtacaaaaaatattattacacaatataaagtaaatatttatataaaaactgtaaaaaaaaactgtaacctAAGAGGTTAAGGTAAGAACTAGTAAGAAGTGTAATTTGTATAAACCGttctttgtaattttaaatgtattaatatattagttaattattaaaacacagTCATTACATTTAACCCattcataataaaaacaatgtacaatttaaacttatgctaaaaaacaaaacctaaacctaaaccttaaatataaaagacttTCCCCAAATCACCCCCTTCCGGCATGGTCGCAACGCAAGGACGCTAGCGGCGTTACCCCTCTGCACCGCCAGACTTAACCTCTGGGCAAAGAAAGCGCCCGCCCTATGATCGCCTGACACGCCTATCAACCGGACCGACACTTCCTTTACAAAATTCTTGGTGTCGGTCGACCACGGACCCAATGTCTCCattgcaagcgccgcaaatTCATACTCATTCGACAAGAACgcgtatttgcggcgcttgagaGTTTGGGCCTGGTCCGCGGCAGTCCCAGGCTTCCGAGCCGACCCTTCCACGTGGGACGGAGCCAGCGTGTCCACACAGGTGGCGTCCCACGTCAAAGGGCGACCCAGGCTCCAGGCTCCAGGGCACGAGCGTGCAGCCATCCGTAACTGTAATAGttttcatatattaaagaaaaagtgacgaagccctccagtggtgaaggccggattcgaaccggcgtctttagctatcgcggctaacgccatgaacccctaggtcacctcgccacggcggtaccagTCCCAATTtttcgactatatgccatctttgtaagactaggcgtttttatcaaaatattgattaaaaaaataatttgatttgttcctaaacttgttcaaatatttatttgttattatataaataaaatgctaaATAATACGATATTTCACCATAAAGTGAAccgacaatattaaaagggatttcaaaatttgttATCATGCCAATTTTATTGTCATGAGAAAAAATTTCTTTGCCTTGAAAAAAATCCTCGATCGCCCGCGTTAACAGACACTGTAACAGTCATGCTGCTGTAGTCATCATCCGGATGTCATCTTCGGGCTGCTAAGATGTTCCTCTGTTTCGATATCAGAACTTACTTCAACTTAAGGCCTtcttgcgaatttcctattttagtCATTGTTTCTTGATATCGAGTGCAAACAGAAAGTTTTCTCTTGTCCGAAGAAGTTATTACACGTACATATATTGTGCCCTGCTGTTCAATACTGAGTAGTGTAAACTTTAGTATATTTGTAGAGATTGATTGAGCCTCTCATCTCAATGTATGATTGATAACAATTAGTGGTCTCAAATTCTGAGTGATATGTGATTGTTTGCGAATGTCATgttcatattattatgtaataatgATTAGTATCATTTGAAATGCGATTAAATTATAAAGTCActttttatagttggtcaaaccaaattgtcagtaaataagaacaaaaaaactatactcatccttttcttttgggtgctagtactagtgtaagtcaaagatagtatgattctctctgcctatgtttgaaatgagacagtcctttgacaaactatagtatttGAATTAAGTTGCTGTAAGTCGTCGCCGTCATTCGGCCAGTGTTACCGGTAAGCTTAATACagtcatttgttttacaagggtgcaaagtttttgtttaactGCTTGTGCTTATATTGATAATCAATATCAATATAAgcacccgagcaagcgaaagattacaAAATTAAACCTCGAGCGCAGCTagtagttcgaaaaatggaatcatgagggtttcaaggcacgagggttaaacaaattttgccatttttaaccacaccaacgcgaggaaaatgctAACTGAAaatcatcaaacaaaatcaaattctAATGaacgttatttaatatttatcagtcaaactcatcatttaaaagtcaattctaccagccaacgtAATAaggcaataactcaaaaattatatcaaattattatgctactcttgtggataaaatgaaactttctcgttagtttttgaacaatcaagatagcctttacgagctggtgtggtaaaaaaatatttagctgTTTGCAGTAGTAATCTGAATGAATAATGTCATCATCAACATCATTATCATAATATTTCTAATCATGTGTATAAGAATTAAACTGTTATAAGTTAAAAGTGATGATAGATCTGGTAAGATCGGATATTTTGTTAAACATGAATTAAAACCCATTCTTTAAATAGGTatacttatttgtttttattttatattctgccTAGTTCATCTAGTTATTCTAGACTCGGTGAATTCAGCAATAAGtatcggaaagagaagagtcttggaatgtatggggcctaatacatttcacgacttcTCTGTATTGAATTTTGGTTGTCTGGTATCGCTCCTGGTgcctatatatacctacctactgtgagataatatatagtattttttttatattagtgtATGTACTAGCACGTAGATTAAtgcaaatatacctaaattaattttatttgcgaAAGCACTACTGTAGCATCCAAGTTCATGGGCAGCGACCAAATACTTGATGTCATTTGGGTAGCGACATCCTGAacctaaaacaaattaaaatatgtatactttttacaaaattaaGCAGAAGAAATTCACAGGCTAAGCTTGGCGGTCCTAAAAAATAATTCAAGACCGGAAACCAAAAAATTTAGGTCAGAGGGACAATTAAAAGGTGACGTGGCGAAATGGTGCAAAGCAAATGTTTACAGCAATCATTAAAAAGAACGTTCAGTGAACAATTGGCCAGGAACAAAGGGGAAAAGTGCCAAATACTGTCAAATCAGAGATGAAGACAGGTAAATGATGAAATTTATGTAAGAAGGTAAGCACTATTAAGTACCTATGGACAGCTTTCAACTACCACGACGCTAGGCTATGCGCTAGCGAAGGTGGCAGACTGGCATGTATCTCAGGCTTCATGTACAGAATGTACAGATGGACAGAACATCATTTACCTTTACACTGAGGTGTCAGAGGTACTGTCGCAGACGCAACTGTTAAATAGAACGGTGGACAACTTTCCACTGAGGTCGCTTGGTAGCATGCTTCTGCTAGGCTTATTTCCACTGCGCTGGCACTAGTGGCCGATTGACATGTCACATCCCCAGGCACGGAACCAGTGGTCTGGTTAcgcctatataaaaaaataattataataaatacaatcgTTATCTCAGTAGGTACTTTTATAGTCAGTAAGTAGGCAGTAAAGATACgctggtaaaaaaaaatctgtcttCGTAATCAAGGGAAGACGTAACTTATATATAATTTGGGAACTTTAGAAACCGTTCCTTTGAATGTTCTTACTCGTGAAGTCGTGAATGTTTTTACTACACAAACGGAGAAATATAGAGAAAACAATTCCGGAATTGGCACATCCTAAGGTATATAGTATCTTGTAAGTGTCTTCTACACACGTACCTTGGAAAAGAGTCCGTTCTAGAGTAACATACCGATAGGCTAGTTGAATCTTGGGTTTGAATCCTCAACAATCTCAAAGGGTTGTTTACAAAAAAGTAATTTGGTATTATTCTGTACAAATTAATGCCGTTGGCGTCCACGTAGTCTTCAAAGCCGATGGTTCCAGAGTTACGGTCATTCCAGTCATTACTGCATAGAGGGTTCACAATTCTCCTTTGACCTAagtgttaatttttttgttagagACACTGCTGCTTATTTAACCGACAACAGATTGTGATTTATAATGCTACGACTATCTGTACGGATTGATGGTCGTATTTGTTtccgtgacagcgtgataataaCAGTGTCCGTCTCCGTCTCTTGTGAGCGCATATGCGATAATATGTCATTGGGTTTCAAGatttaaaatcaaaaattgtttAAGTCGGTCAATAACCAAATAGGTAACATAATAGAATACTGAggtaatttcataaaaatataaagcagCATTAAAAGCCGCtccaaaaaaatacatactcGTTCTAATGTTTTCAAGCAAACTAGATAAAATTTCTGGTGATTCTCTGGCCGAGGGCAATGTCACCGGTATAAAATCACTTCTTGAATGAAGTAATGA
This genomic window contains:
- the LOC134755907 gene encoding facilitated trehalose transporter Tret1-2 homolog — encoded protein: MKILMRADTHYSIAVRSDYEEPKYTFSQVLAAIAVSLGSMVVGFSSAYTSPALVTMQNDTALNVSEEEASWVGGLMPLAALAGGVIGGPLVDYIGRRKTILFTAPPFFVAWILIATATSVQLVLTGRAICGLCVGIGSLAFPVYLGETIQPEVRGVLGLFPTAIGNIGILLCYTAGKYLNWSQLAYLGSALPVPFFILMLLIPETPRWYVNNNRLEDAKKALQWLRGKHAVIDNEIRDIQLTEAETQDSESTIRELFSKKSMRSIFISLGLMAFQQLSGINAVIFYTVKIFKMSGSSVDENLSTIIVGIVNFVSVFIATGLIDRCGRKILLYISSVTMILTLAILGTFFHVRDNMGLDVATLGWLPLTSLMVYLLGFSMGFGPIPWLMMGEILPAKIRGPAASICTAFNWLCTFGVTKSFHNLIDAIGPNGAFWLFGCICFVGLFFVVVCVPETRGKSLEQIENKLTGRPKGRTRRLSSIANIKPLPSGC